One genomic region from Stutzerimonas decontaminans encodes:
- a CDS encoding HNH endonuclease, with translation MELKGTLDLFRLAPGDCVSKRNLFDLIQHSKVAGSSFWSGEDLKIGNTPQQGINWVGALPACRAVILKTRPGAYADDGWSDNEKTAYHYSFKARDGVISHAEKANAVLIHQPVYRYPILLFTEAGSSWSYEGAFDVSAIDDRFVVLVRNRMIVESDTSLSEEGADYREGGLRYVTHLMAERNREVVRALKGRFTSECEICRQRFSARYGVECIEAHHKMPISTYSSEHAVRFEDLALLCPNCHRAVHIYMKKWDLEYPEICERLVGWLAG, from the coding sequence ATGGAACTAAAAGGAACGCTGGACCTGTTTCGACTGGCCCCTGGAGATTGCGTATCGAAGCGCAATCTCTTCGACCTCATTCAGCATTCGAAGGTGGCGGGCTCCAGCTTCTGGAGTGGCGAGGACCTGAAAATCGGGAACACGCCGCAACAGGGAATCAACTGGGTTGGGGCCCTGCCGGCATGTCGAGCCGTCATCCTGAAGACGCGACCGGGGGCATACGCGGACGATGGATGGTCGGACAATGAGAAGACCGCCTACCACTATTCATTCAAGGCCCGCGATGGCGTCATTTCACATGCCGAGAAGGCGAACGCCGTTCTGATCCATCAGCCCGTGTACCGATATCCGATCCTTCTTTTTACGGAGGCTGGGAGCTCCTGGTCATACGAAGGGGCGTTCGACGTTTCGGCCATTGACGATCGATTCGTAGTACTTGTCAGGAATCGCATGATCGTTGAATCGGACACGAGCCTTTCGGAAGAGGGGGCCGACTACCGGGAGGGTGGCCTAAGGTATGTAACGCACCTCATGGCAGAACGGAACAGAGAAGTCGTCAGGGCGCTGAAGGGTCGCTTCACCTCGGAGTGCGAAATCTGCCGTCAACGCTTCTCGGCGCGCTATGGCGTCGAGTGTATAGAGGCGCACCACAAAATGCCCATATCAACCTATTCCTCGGAGCACGCCGTAAGGTTCGAGGATCTCGCTCTGCTCTGCCCGAACTGTCATCGCGCGGTGCACATTTACATGAAGAAATGGGATCTCGAGTACCCGGAAATTTGCGAAAGATTGGTGGGCTGGCTTGCAGGATAA